Proteins found in one Microbacterium sp. SSM24 genomic segment:
- a CDS encoding DUF559 domain-containing protein, with translation MHWGDLTAPATREAVGLEDAIRTLVTCRPPREVIATLDSVLHLGLMSESEMRTLFRALPAKYGVLLRLVDGRAESGTESFVRLMLRRLGIPFEVQVELSGVGRVDFLIAGKLIIECDSRAHHSDWSQRRRDIRRDQGAARRGFATIRLLAEDIIFHPEAVEALLADVARSGLLR, from the coding sequence GTGCACTGGGGAGATCTCACCGCACCCGCGACCCGTGAAGCCGTTGGCCTCGAGGACGCGATCCGCACGCTGGTGACATGCCGACCCCCACGGGAGGTGATCGCGACCCTGGACAGCGTGCTCCACCTCGGACTGATGTCCGAATCGGAGATGCGCACGCTGTTCCGCGCGCTTCCTGCCAAGTACGGTGTGCTGCTACGACTTGTCGACGGTCGTGCGGAGTCGGGGACCGAGAGCTTCGTTCGGCTCATGCTGCGCCGGCTCGGCATCCCTTTCGAGGTCCAGGTCGAGCTCAGCGGAGTGGGCCGGGTCGACTTCCTCATCGCTGGAAAGCTCATCATCGAGTGCGACAGCAGAGCCCATCACAGTGATTGGAGTCAGCGCCGCAGGGACATCCGGCGCGACCAGGGAGCCGCGCGCCGCGGCTTCGCGACGATTCGGCTGCTCGCCGAGGACATCATCTTCCACCCAGAGGCAGTCGAGGCCCTGCTGGCGGATGTCGCGCGCTCCGGTCTGCTGAGGTAA